One genomic region from Coraliomargarita parva encodes:
- a CDS encoding type II toxin-antitoxin system VapC family toxin: MRALLDTHAALYAWIAPERLSDRAQQVIRNPANQLYFSQASVFEITLKYKLGKLPLPEPPELYLPSRIERFSLSYLPLTDADIFGITQLPESHKDPFDWLLLATARRLKVPIISKDRAFADYPVKLIW; encoded by the coding sequence ATGAGAGCGCTCCTCGACACGCATGCGGCCTTGTACGCCTGGATTGCACCGGAACGGCTCTCTGATCGCGCGCAGCAAGTGATCCGCAATCCGGCGAACCAATTATATTTCAGCCAGGCATCGGTCTTTGAGATCACCTTGAAATACAAGTTGGGCAAACTGCCCCTTCCCGAGCCCCCCGAGCTTTACCTGCCTTCGCGTATCGAACGCTTCAGCCTGTCCTACCTGCCCTTGACCGATGCCGACATTTTCGGCATCACACAGCTGCCAGAATCGCACAAGGATCCTTTCGACTGGCTCCTCCTCGCCACCGCCCGCCGCTTGAAGGTCCCCATCATCAGCAAGGACCGCGCGTTTGCGGACTATCCGGTCAAACTGATCTGGTAA
- a CDS encoding O-antigen ligase family protein has product MPRTRIRRPVGPPPIAPREWAVALTGAATLAFSAWGFGGVIAWSLHVLLVGGVATLLLAVFPVPGHRSSEVSSSPAPSLDTNGTPSHFSTFPLSHSRSSGIRWNGADGEHSNLKNILRLIKSPVFWFGGAFLLYLLIGALNPGIVQLRDERGWWVEAVEPPFGVHLPTSVQSDYEPMNAWRVFNMHLAAISLVWGFWAGLRRRKTVLLVLWVFVLSGVGMAGVAIYQHVSQAKEVLWTYESSNPQFWGSFFYRNQGAAYLNWVLVTTGCLYFYLAKRSREEGQSGGPHFLCVCFIGILAVSVGLALSRGGILFAALLSTAFLGLAVLQFIGSGFGLGRLLTIGLLLAALLGAGGVLAYRAIDWAAIEKRFGDISETIENAGDDARALSSQATWDMAQDRLWLGWGAGSFRYVFPMYQRNYPEIYYRYFHKKKQQWMGRKAYRYAHNDLLQFVAEYGVIGTGLVGLTILSLLGAGVRVIRDAPLSVLCLTLGCVAAVAHAGLDFIFNSPAYWFAFLGGIALVARLSVLDAERS; this is encoded by the coding sequence ATGCCTCGTACTCGTATTCGTCGCCCTGTGGGTCCGCCGCCGATCGCGCCGCGGGAGTGGGCCGTTGCCCTGACCGGCGCGGCCACCCTGGCCTTCAGCGCCTGGGGCTTCGGCGGTGTCATCGCCTGGTCCCTCCACGTCCTGCTCGTGGGAGGAGTGGCCACGCTCCTGCTCGCCGTTTTTCCCGTTCCGGGGCACCGCAGTTCTGAAGTTTCCAGTTCTCCAGCTCCCAGTTTGGATACGAACGGTACACCTTCCCACTTTTCCACTTTCCCACTTTCCCACTCCCGTTCCAGCGGGATCCGCTGGAACGGGGCAGACGGCGAACACTCCAACCTCAAGAACATCCTGCGGCTGATCAAATCCCCGGTTTTCTGGTTCGGGGGGGCCTTCCTCCTCTACCTGCTGATCGGGGCGCTCAATCCGGGCATCGTGCAGCTGCGGGACGAGCGGGGCTGGTGGGTCGAGGCGGTCGAGCCGCCCTTCGGGGTCCATCTGCCCACTTCGGTGCAGTCGGACTACGAGCCGATGAATGCCTGGCGGGTCTTCAACATGCACCTCGCCGCCATCAGTCTGGTCTGGGGATTCTGGGCCGGGCTGCGGCGGCGCAAGACCGTCCTCCTCGTGCTCTGGGTCTTCGTGCTCAGCGGGGTTGGCATGGCCGGGGTCGCCATCTACCAGCATGTCAGCCAGGCGAAAGAGGTGCTCTGGACCTATGAGTCGTCCAATCCCCAGTTCTGGGGCAGTTTCTTTTACCGCAACCAGGGCGCCGCCTATTTGAACTGGGTGCTGGTCACGACGGGCTGCCTCTACTTCTACCTGGCCAAGCGCAGCCGGGAGGAGGGGCAGAGCGGGGGACCGCACTTCCTCTGTGTCTGCTTCATCGGGATCCTGGCGGTCTCGGTTGGGCTGGCCCTCTCCCGCGGGGGCATCCTCTTTGCGGCCCTGCTCTCGACTGCCTTTCTGGGGCTGGCCGTCTTGCAGTTCATCGGTTCCGGTTTCGGCCTGGGGCGGCTCTTGACGATTGGCTTGCTCCTCGCGGCGCTATTGGGCGCCGGCGGGGTGCTGGCCTACCGGGCCATCGATTGGGCTGCGATCGAGAAGCGCTTCGGTGATATCTCGGAAACCATCGAGAACGCCGGCGACGACGCGCGGGCGCTGTCCAGCCAGGCCACCTGGGACATGGCGCAGGATCGTCTCTGGCTGGGCTGGGGCGCGGGTTCCTTTCGCTATGTTTTCCCCATGTACCAGCGGAACTATCCGGAGATTTATTACCGCTATTTCCATAAAAAGAAGCAGCAGTGGATGGGTCGGAAAGCTTACCGCTACGCCCACAACGACCTGCTTCAGTTTGTGGCGGAGTACGGGGTGATCGGCACCGGTCTGGTTGGACTGACGATTCTGAGTCTATTGGGCGCAGGGGTCCGGGTGATCCGTGATGCACCACTGAGCGTACTCTGTTTGACGCTTGGCTGTGTCGCCGCCGTGGCCCACGCGGGCCTCGACTTCATCTTCAATAGCCCTGCCTACTGGTTCGCCTTTCTCGGCGGCATCGCGCTGGTTGCCCGGCTCAGTGTGCTTGACGCGGAACGGAGCTGA
- a CDS encoding GDP-mannose 4,6-dehydratase, which produces MNILLTGCAGFIGSHTLDRLLAEGHQVIGVDNFDPFYSRSLKQANLGKHLDAEAHEGRFELIEGDLADPATYTKIRFMAEGMFGEAGFDAIIHLAAKAGVRPSIQDPVGYQRANVVATQNLLEFAREAGVQQFVFASSSSVYGISPNVPWHEDDVVLRPISPYASSKVSCELLGHVYSHLYGIRFLGLRFFTVYGPRQRPDLAINKFVSRIEAGEPIPVFGDGSTRRDYTFVMDIVDGVMAALNYTDSTYEVINLGNNRTVSLSEMIATIESVLGKQAQIDRQPEQPGDVPQTWADVAKAGRLLNYHPTTSFRDGIQAFVDWWRGKEATGLF; this is translated from the coding sequence ATGAACATTCTGCTGACCGGCTGTGCCGGATTTATTGGATCCCATACACTGGACCGACTGCTGGCCGAGGGCCATCAGGTCATCGGGGTGGACAACTTCGATCCCTTCTACAGCCGTTCGCTCAAGCAGGCGAACCTGGGGAAGCATCTGGACGCGGAAGCCCATGAAGGACGCTTCGAGCTGATTGAAGGCGACCTGGCCGATCCCGCGACCTACACCAAGATCCGCTTTATGGCGGAAGGGATGTTTGGTGAAGCCGGTTTCGACGCCATCATCCACCTTGCCGCCAAGGCCGGGGTGCGCCCTTCCATCCAGGACCCGGTCGGTTACCAGCGGGCCAACGTGGTGGCGACCCAGAACCTGCTCGAGTTTGCGCGCGAGGCGGGCGTGCAGCAGTTCGTCTTTGCCTCCTCCTCCTCGGTCTACGGTATCAGCCCGAATGTGCCCTGGCATGAGGACGACGTCGTCCTGCGCCCGATCAGCCCCTACGCCAGTTCGAAGGTGAGTTGCGAGCTGCTGGGCCATGTCTACAGCCACCTCTACGGCATCCGCTTCCTCGGTCTGCGTTTCTTCACCGTTTACGGCCCCCGCCAGCGGCCCGACCTGGCGATCAACAAATTTGTCAGCCGGATCGAAGCCGGCGAGCCGATCCCGGTCTTCGGCGACGGCAGCACCCGGCGCGACTACACCTTCGTCATGGATATCGTGGACGGGGTCATGGCAGCCCTGAACTACACGGACAGCACCTACGAAGTGATCAATCTGGGCAACAACCGGACCGTCAGCCTGAGCGAAATGATCGCCACGATCGAATCCGTGCTGGGCAAGCAGGCGCAAATCGACCGCCAGCCCGAACAGCCCGGCGACGTGCCCCAGACCTGGGCCGATGTCGCCAAGGCCGGCCGCCTCCTCAATTACCACCCAACCACCTCCTTCCGCGACGGCATCCAGGCCTTCGTCGACTGGTGGAGGGGAAAAGAGGCCACCGGCCTCTTTTGA
- a CDS encoding type II toxin-antitoxin system VapC family toxin: MSWVVDTCVLIDILEADPDFGRASALCLHKHLNAGLHIAPVTMIELSPAFKGDLSAQKEFLRLCGVHFDMNWEEANLIQAHRAWNTYIQKKRLKAVGKRPVADIMIGAFALRFDGLITRNPKDFKPWFPKLELVVPGTSSA, encoded by the coding sequence ATGAGTTGGGTCGTCGATACCTGTGTATTGATCGATATCCTGGAGGCGGACCCGGACTTCGGCCGCGCTTCGGCCTTATGTTTGCATAAACACCTGAATGCGGGGCTGCACATTGCGCCCGTCACCATGATCGAGCTCAGTCCGGCTTTTAAGGGCGATCTCTCCGCGCAAAAAGAGTTTTTGCGTCTGTGTGGGGTTCATTTCGACATGAATTGGGAGGAAGCCAACCTAATCCAGGCGCACCGTGCCTGGAACACTTATATCCAGAAGAAACGCTTGAAGGCTGTCGGGAAGCGTCCGGTTGCGGATATAATGATTGGTGCGTTTGCCTTGCGTTTTGATGGCTTGATTACCCGGAATCCTAAGGATTTTAAGCCATGGTTCCCGAAGCTTGAATTGGTCGTGCCCGGCACATCTTCGGCGTGA
- a CDS encoding MraY family glycosyltransferase codes for MFFPVLFFLLLGCFVSWLSIFLLLHAGLGQTSSTTIQHHHTHTGVIPRIGGAGIVLGFTVTYLLCFFNLDDQDNASLMHYGVFAGAAGAFLLGFLDDMKPMGAKVKLLAQIIIALLAHECGLSVEKFKVPFFEVTFDLGFFSIFLTVAWFVAMMNLINLIDGLDGLAGGIGLMLMALLAYLGYEGGVVISTILALGMVGAILGFLFHNFPPAKVYMGDSGAYLIGYVIAALSLMNSHKGTVIAALIAPVLALALPIVDVGFAILRRGIRGLPLFRPDRLHIHHRLLGTGLSHRNTVLVLYAVSLFALVGGLLAFANQGRYLPIFLGFAFVVLLITLRGQKFTADALRNVVNDSIQARQDTRNALHLKDWFIVESERADSGQHLWSDYRFILKKMGFIRAELQLGEKARNFYVPNTAHDQPEELWQYVHTLRGEYPGQLVLYAEKNFFSERQFAILADIATEAWGKAAARWEVVNDGPLHFEAKAKAAESYRAQKARSLYRPTY; via the coding sequence ATGTTTTTCCCCGTCCTATTCTTCCTCTTACTCGGCTGCTTTGTTTCCTGGCTGTCGATCTTCTTGCTGCTGCACGCGGGGCTGGGGCAGACGAGTTCGACCACGATCCAGCACCACCACACGCACACGGGGGTGATTCCGCGGATCGGGGGGGCCGGCATCGTGCTCGGCTTTACCGTGACCTACCTGCTCTGCTTCTTCAATCTGGACGACCAGGACAACGCCTCGCTCATGCACTACGGCGTGTTTGCGGGGGCAGCCGGTGCCTTCCTCCTCGGCTTCCTGGACGACATGAAGCCGATGGGCGCGAAGGTGAAACTGCTGGCCCAGATCATCATCGCCCTACTGGCCCACGAGTGCGGGCTCTCGGTTGAAAAGTTCAAGGTGCCATTTTTTGAGGTCACCTTCGACCTCGGTTTCTTCAGCATTTTCCTGACCGTGGCCTGGTTTGTGGCCATGATGAACCTGATCAACCTGATCGACGGGCTGGACGGCCTGGCCGGGGGGATCGGGCTCATGCTGATGGCCCTGCTGGCCTACCTCGGCTATGAGGGCGGGGTGGTGATCTCGACCATCCTCGCGCTCGGCATGGTGGGCGCGATCCTCGGCTTTCTCTTTCATAATTTCCCGCCGGCCAAGGTCTACATGGGCGACTCGGGGGCCTATTTGATCGGCTATGTGATCGCGGCGCTCTCACTGATGAACTCGCACAAGGGGACGGTGATCGCGGCGCTGATCGCGCCGGTGCTGGCCCTCGCCCTGCCCATCGTGGACGTGGGCTTCGCCATCCTCCGCCGCGGCATCCGCGGCCTGCCCCTCTTCCGCCCCGACCGTCTGCACATCCACCACCGCCTGCTCGGCACCGGCCTGTCCCACCGCAACACCGTGCTGGTGCTCTATGCGGTCTCGCTCTTCGCCCTCGTCGGCGGCCTGCTTGCCTTTGCCAACCAGGGACGCTACCTGCCCATCTTTCTCGGCTTCGCCTTCGTGGTCCTGCTCATCACCCTGCGCGGGCAGAAATTCACCGCCGACGCCCTGCGCAATGTGGTGAACGACTCGATCCAGGCGCGGCAGGACACCCGCAACGCCCTGCACCTGAAGGACTGGTTCATCGTGGAGTCCGAACGGGCCGACAGCGGGCAGCACCTCTGGTCCGACTACCGCTTCATCCTCAAAAAAATGGGCTTCATCCGGGCGGAGCTCCAGCTGGGCGAGAAAGCACGCAACTTCTACGTGCCCAACACCGCGCACGACCAACCGGAGGAGCTCTGGCAATACGTCCACACCCTCCGCGGCGAGTATCCCGGCCAGCTCGTGCTCTACGCGGAAAAGAACTTCTTCTCCGAGCGCCAGTTCGCCATCCTCGCCGACATCGCCACCGAGGCCTGGGGCAAAGCCGCCGCCCGCTGGGAAGTGGTCAACGACGGCCCGCTCCACTTCGAAGCCAAAGCCAAAGCCGCCGAAAGCTACCGCGCCCAAAAAGCCCGCAGCCTGTATAGGCCGACGTACTAG
- a CDS encoding HepT-like ribonuclease domain-containing protein → MSRDPILRLEDMLESIEWIESHIEGYDYERFAGDRKTIDAVTRCLEVVGEASKHLPSTWTAQHPEIPWRAISGFRDVLAHSYFRAEDSIIWDAATQGVQALKPAIQALLKQA, encoded by the coding sequence ATGTCGCGTGATCCGATACTACGCTTGGAGGACATGCTGGAATCGATCGAGTGGATCGAATCTCATATTGAGGGCTATGACTACGAACGCTTTGCCGGCGATCGTAAAACCATTGATGCAGTCACTCGCTGTCTCGAGGTCGTCGGTGAGGCATCGAAACATCTACCAAGCACATGGACCGCACAACATCCCGAGATCCCCTGGCGCGCGATTAGTGGCTTCCGCGATGTCCTCGCCCACAGTTATTTTCGCGCCGAAGACTCCATTATTTGGGATGCGGCAACACAAGGTGTCCAGGCCTTGAAACCCGCAATTCAAGCCTTACTCAAGCAAGCTTGA
- a CDS encoding nucleotidyltransferase family protein, producing the protein MITIEAIRARLADNAEVLAGYHVAGLYLFGSAARQETEVHDLDFLVEFSEPPGLVNFMELKFFLEESFGLPVDLHTKNSCPQRFYDRIREDLKHVA; encoded by the coding sequence ATGATTACCATTGAAGCCATACGTGCACGTCTTGCCGACAACGCTGAGGTATTGGCTGGTTATCATGTTGCCGGGCTTTATTTATTCGGATCTGCGGCCAGGCAGGAAACCGAGGTACATGACCTTGATTTTCTCGTCGAATTTTCCGAGCCCCCCGGACTGGTCAACTTCATGGAGCTCAAATTCTTTCTCGAAGAAAGCTTCGGTTTGCCTGTGGACCTGCATACTAAAAATTCTTGCCCACAACGATTTTATGACCGGATCCGGGAAGATTTAAAGCATGTCGCGTGA
- a CDS encoding type II toxin-antitoxin system RelE/ParE family toxin, translating to MRLLYHQDVQSDVNQALKRYESISPKLADALWHELQSHFRRIQSNPLTCHFETPPFRRVNLKRFPYAILYRVFDDHVKIMVVKHVKRRVDFGFKRR from the coding sequence ATGCGGTTGTTGTACCACCAAGACGTCCAATCCGACGTCAATCAAGCGCTCAAGCGTTACGAAAGCATTTCGCCCAAACTGGCGGATGCCCTCTGGCACGAGTTGCAGTCTCACTTTCGTCGGATTCAATCGAATCCGCTTACCTGCCATTTTGAAACACCGCCATTTCGCCGGGTTAATCTGAAACGCTTTCCATATGCGATTCTTTACCGCGTTTTCGATGACCATGTGAAAATCATGGTCGTCAAGCATGTGAAACGCCGGGTCGACTTCGGATTCAAGCGCCGTTAA
- a CDS encoding addiction module protein codes for MTSRQILDSILGLPENERAEIASALIDSLDTDRWTDGDLVAEAKRRERAVEEGSARYLDESEFHVGIRRG; via the coding sequence ATGACTTCCCGGCAAATACTGGACTCTATTCTCGGCTTGCCCGAAAACGAACGAGCCGAGATCGCGAGTGCGCTGATTGACAGTCTGGATACGGATCGGTGGACTGATGGCGATCTGGTGGCGGAGGCAAAACGCCGGGAACGGGCGGTTGAAGAGGGCTCGGCACGCTACTTGGACGAATCTGAATTCCACGTCGGCATCCGTCGCGGATAA
- a CDS encoding AbrB/MazE/SpoVT family DNA-binding domain-containing protein, whose protein sequence is MISLHDSLFPMNGQVCTLTERGQVSMPAALRRQMHLKPGQRLRWEPVSETEVRVVVEAAEPDAPDPMAALGFGARHRKGVPKRTADWMAELRAGE, encoded by the coding sequence ATGATAAGCTTACATGATAGCTTGTTTCCTATGAACGGCCAAGTATGCACATTGACAGAGCGTGGGCAGGTTTCGATGCCGGCTGCATTACGGCGGCAGATGCATCTGAAGCCCGGGCAGCGTTTGCGCTGGGAGCCTGTTTCCGAGACGGAGGTGCGCGTTGTGGTCGAAGCGGCGGAACCCGATGCTCCGGATCCGATGGCAGCTTTGGGCTTCGGGGCGAGACATCGAAAAGGGGTGCCGAAGCGGACCGCTGACTGGATGGCAGAGCTTCGGGCGGGCGAATGA
- a CDS encoding GbsR/MarR family transcriptional regulator: MASETAQSSSSAPALSAWETAMIEVFVRAAGLIGLPRSVGEIYGCLYCATEALTFDGLCDRLDISRGSVSQGLKLLRQLGAVNLHYVPGSRKDHYVPELSMKRLVRGFLRDQFAPHLESGEDRLDQIEDLIGSDVDPARRSHAQKRLQTLRTWKDRTRKLMPVVLSVLGGASFLEDDAGEVV, encoded by the coding sequence ATGGCATCGGAAACGGCCCAATCCAGCAGCTCCGCACCGGCCCTTTCGGCCTGGGAGACGGCAATGATCGAGGTTTTCGTCCGGGCGGCGGGTTTGATCGGCCTGCCGCGCTCGGTCGGGGAAATCTACGGCTGCCTCTATTGCGCGACGGAGGCCCTGACCTTTGACGGGCTCTGCGACCGTCTGGACATCAGCCGGGGCTCGGTCAGCCAGGGGCTGAAGTTGCTGCGTCAGCTCGGCGCGGTCAATCTGCACTACGTCCCCGGTAGCCGGAAGGACCACTATGTTCCGGAGCTCTCGATGAAACGTCTGGTGCGTGGTTTCCTGCGCGACCAGTTTGCCCCGCATCTGGAATCCGGCGAAGACCGCCTGGATCAGATCGAGGACCTGATCGGCAGCGACGTCGACCCGGCCCGCCGCAGCCATGCGCAAAAGCGTCTCCAGACCCTCCGCACCTGGAAAGACCGCACCCGCAAGCTCATGCCCGTGGTCCTCTCCGTCCTCGGCGGCGCCAGCTTCCTCGAAGACGACGCCGGCGAAGTGGTGTAG
- a CDS encoding type II toxin-antitoxin system Phd/YefM family antitoxin, whose product MLKVNIHEAKTQLSRYAKRVKAGETILLCERNVPFAELRPLRQADSGARERPLGLDAGKVTLTEGWDSAETNAAITDLFDRE is encoded by the coding sequence ATGTTAAAGGTGAACATCCATGAAGCGAAGACCCAGCTATCACGGTATGCGAAGCGGGTGAAGGCGGGGGAAACCATCCTGCTGTGCGAACGCAATGTGCCCTTTGCCGAGCTGCGGCCCTTACGGCAAGCGGACAGCGGCGCGCGGGAGCGTCCACTGGGACTGGACGCCGGCAAAGTGACGCTGACCGAGGGCTGGGACAGCGCGGAAACGAATGCCGCGATCACGGACTTGTTTGACCGGGAATGA
- a CDS encoding TonB-dependent receptor plug domain-containing protein has translation MQNIENRAYRNLMVLGLAAGLGSAGASAEDVAGSYSLPTLYVQGQQTANVLPVSTYAAPVSNLEFEPRVDLQSRNMAEAQGDVSIRGGIFENTGFRLGAATLLDPQTGHYFAELPVAPEMLSRPAVLTGADNALLGFNSTAGTLDYGWTEIRTGGSLTVGFGDHDLNTQRLHSGFTGALGDSGDWSWGVEGEYSRSESDGTVRYGDHDFYRANARVQLLGPNSQTDFFAGYQEKFFGWPELYAAPYGAMETDNLKNRLFLFNHKQSYGDASTVEFTAYTRRLSDHYIFNRFAPNKAFVHETQVHAAALSGRHAFSERSALNYNAQLTADEIDSTTLENNFTSRSYLKLALLPEYNLPLNDAERLRFRAGLAYDDSNRDDDAVSPIADLAWFRDRADGGSDKLYLSYAEASQVPGYTATGGGSAGLFASDPDLDRETSRNVELGGRLERLDWSFEAAVFYRWDDDLVDWTYSDANTSARSASNVDIETLGVELIASYRWGDLEAIASYGYLHKDEDYGDASVDASFYALNFPEHRVTLGAIWRPIDLLEVRIDNEWRQQEASDLREGSDCAFFTHLRLSVFPPQIKQLELFVAVDNLWDDDFQDVPGTPGRGDQYSAGATWRW, from the coding sequence ATGCAAAACATCGAAAATCGTGCATACCGGAACCTGATGGTGCTGGGCTTGGCGGCGGGCCTTGGCTCCGCCGGGGCCTCGGCGGAGGACGTGGCGGGCAGCTACAGTCTGCCCACGCTCTATGTGCAGGGGCAGCAGACGGCCAACGTCCTGCCGGTCTCGACCTATGCCGCGCCGGTCTCGAACCTCGAGTTTGAGCCGCGGGTGGACCTGCAGTCGCGCAACATGGCGGAGGCGCAGGGCGACGTCAGCATTCGTGGCGGGATTTTCGAAAACACCGGATTCCGTTTGGGGGCGGCCACGCTGCTGGACCCGCAGACCGGTCACTACTTTGCCGAGCTGCCGGTGGCGCCGGAGATGTTGAGCCGTCCGGCCGTCCTGACCGGTGCGGACAATGCACTGCTCGGCTTCAACAGCACCGCAGGCACGCTGGACTACGGCTGGACCGAGATCCGCACGGGGGGCAGCCTGACCGTCGGCTTCGGGGACCACGATTTAAACACCCAGCGCCTGCACAGCGGCTTCACCGGCGCGCTGGGCGATTCCGGCGACTGGAGCTGGGGCGTGGAGGGCGAGTATTCCCGCTCCGAGAGCGACGGCACGGTCCGCTACGGCGACCATGATTTCTACCGGGCCAATGCCCGCGTCCAGCTGCTCGGCCCGAACTCGCAGACCGATTTCTTTGCCGGCTACCAGGAAAAGTTCTTCGGCTGGCCCGAGCTCTACGCCGCCCCCTACGGCGCGATGGAGACCGACAACCTGAAGAACCGCCTCTTCCTCTTCAACCACAAGCAGTCCTACGGCGACGCCAGCACGGTCGAGTTCACCGCCTACACCCGCCGTCTCTCGGACCACTACATCTTCAACCGATTTGCCCCGAACAAGGCCTTCGTGCATGAGACCCAGGTCCATGCCGCCGCGCTCTCCGGGCGTCATGCCTTTAGCGAGCGCAGCGCCCTGAACTACAACGCCCAGCTCACGGCCGACGAAATCGATTCCACCACCCTGGAAAACAACTTCACCTCCCGCAGCTACCTGAAGCTCGCCCTTCTGCCGGAATACAATCTGCCGCTCAACGATGCCGAGCGCCTGCGCTTCCGCGCCGGCCTCGCCTACGACGACAGCAACCGCGACGACGATGCCGTCTCGCCCATCGCCGACCTCGCCTGGTTCCGCGACCGTGCCGACGGCGGCAGCGACAAGCTCTACCTGTCCTATGCCGAAGCCAGCCAGGTGCCCGGCTACACCGCCACCGGCGGGGGCAGCGCCGGCCTCTTTGCCAGCGATCCGGACCTCGACCGCGAGACCAGCCGCAACGTCGAGCTCGGCGGCCGCCTCGAGCGCCTCGACTGGTCCTTCGAAGCCGCGGTCTTCTACCGCTGGGACGACGACCTGGTCGACTGGACCTATTCCGACGCCAACACCTCCGCCCGTTCCGCCAGCAACGTCGATATCGAGACCCTCGGGGTCGAGCTCATCGCCAGCTACCGCTGGGGCGACCTCGAAGCCATCGCCAGCTACGGCTACCTGCACAAGGACGAGGACTACGGCGACGCCTCCGTCGATGCCAGCTTCTACGCCCTCAACTTTCCCGAGCACCGCGTCACCCTCGGCGCGATCTGGCGTCCCATCGACCTGCTGGAGGTCCGCATCGACAACGAGTGGCGTCAACAGGAAGCCAGCGACCTGCGCGAGGGCAGCGACTGCGCCTTTTTCACCCACCTGCGCCTGAGCGTCTTTCCCCCGCAAATCAAGCAGCTCGAACTCTTCGTCGCGGTGGACAACCTCTGGGACGACGACTTCCAGGACGTCCCCGGCACCCCCGGCCGCGGCGACCAGTACTCCGCCGGCGCCACCTGGCGCTGGTAA
- the rfbB gene encoding dTDP-glucose 4,6-dehydratase, with translation MRILVTGGSGFIGSHFVRYLLKERGDTVLNLDKLSYAAQPEALADLETHPRYRFIQWELGGSKPAGSLLQLLEEFQPDAICHLAAESHVDRSIAGPAPFIQSNIVGSYELLEAALAYWQQLGDPTNPSSDPSTPSTGSTSSPQAGSGQAASRIPYPGSRIPHLRSQLSALSLPGGTAASTFRFLQVSTDEVYGALQPGEPAFTEADAFRPNSPYSASKAAADHLARAWAQTYGLPVLRTHCGNNYGPGQHPEKLIPRVIECCLNGTPIPVYGSGEQLREWIHVRDHVEGLDAVLRQGQPGESYNLGSGEECRNLDLIRRICRLVDEFRPGKAPSEALIRHVDDRPGHDFRYALDSRHARQSLNWQARIPFETGLRETVAAAVGLLEGGGMKPET, from the coding sequence ATGCGTATCCTGGTCACAGGCGGTTCCGGCTTTATCGGCTCACATTTCGTGCGTTACCTGCTCAAGGAGCGGGGCGACACGGTGCTGAATTTGGACAAGCTGAGCTATGCGGCCCAGCCGGAGGCGCTGGCCGACCTGGAAACGCATCCCCGGTATCGCTTCATCCAGTGGGAGCTCGGCGGTTCGAAGCCTGCCGGCAGTCTCTTACAGCTGCTGGAGGAATTCCAACCTGATGCGATTTGCCATCTCGCAGCCGAGAGCCATGTGGACCGCTCCATCGCCGGCCCGGCACCCTTTATTCAGAGCAATATCGTGGGGAGTTACGAGCTGCTCGAAGCCGCCCTCGCGTACTGGCAGCAATTGGGGGACCCTACTAATCCCTCCTCCGACCCCTCCACCCCTTCGACGGGTTCGACGAGCTCACCGCAGGCAGGCTCAGGGCAGGCCGCTTCTCGTATCCCGTATCCCGGATCCCGCATCCCGCATCTCAGGTCTCAGCTTTCAGCCCTCAGCCTTCCTGGCGGCACAGCCGCCAGCACCTTCCGCTTTCTTCAGGTCTCGACCGATGAAGTGTATGGCGCGCTGCAACCCGGGGAGCCCGCCTTCACCGAAGCGGACGCCTTCCGGCCGAATTCGCCCTACTCCGCCTCCAAGGCCGCGGCGGACCACTTGGCGCGCGCCTGGGCACAGACCTATGGACTCCCGGTACTGCGCACGCATTGCGGGAACAACTACGGTCCCGGGCAGCACCCGGAAAAACTGATCCCGCGGGTGATCGAATGCTGCCTGAACGGGACGCCGATCCCGGTTTACGGCAGCGGCGAACAGCTGCGGGAATGGATCCATGTGCGCGACCACGTCGAGGGACTCGATGCGGTGCTGCGTCAGGGACAGCCCGGGGAGAGCTACAACCTGGGCAGCGGCGAGGAATGCCGCAACCTCGACCTGATCCGCCGGATCTGCCGACTGGTGGACGAGTTCCGGCCCGGCAAAGCACCCTCCGAGGCCCTGATCCGGCATGTCGACGACCGTCCCGGCCACGATTTCCGCTACGCCCTGGACAGCCGCCACGCCCGGCAAAGCCTGAACTGGCAAGCCCGCATCCCCTTCGAAACCGGCCTCCGCGAAACCGTGGCAGCAGCGGTAGGCCTGCTGGAGGGCGGAGGGATGAAACCTGAGACCTGA